The Erythrobacter sp. HL-111 DNA segment GCTCCAGCCGCTCGCTCTGCAGGCGCTCGATCGGGGCGGCGGGCTCGGCAGCCGGGTCGACCGCCCGCCAGATGATCCCCGCCGTGTCGTCCGAGACGAGAAGCGATCCGTCCCCGGCCCATTCGACCCAGGTCGGGCGGCCATTGGTCTTGTCGTCGCCCTGGAGGAATCCGCCCAGCACCGGCTGCGGCTTGCCCACCGGATTGCCGCGTTCGTCGAAGGGCACGAAGACCACGTCATAGCCCGAAGGCGGCTTGCGGTTCCACGACCCGTGCCGCGCGACGAAGGCACCGCGCGCGAAGGCATCGCCCATGCGGTGCCCGCCCTGCGTGAAGACCAGGCCGAGCGCGGCGACGTGCGGCCCCAGCGCGTATTCGGGATAGCGGGTGTATTCCATGAGGAATTGCGGCATCGGCGCCTCGACCCGGCGGTCGATGGTATTCTTGTAATAGAGCCACGGCCAGCCATATTGCGCGCCGATCGGGACATTGGTGAGGTAATCGGGCACGAGATCCGAGCCGAGCATGTCGCGTTCGTTCACCGTGGTCCAGAGCTCGCCCGTCCAGGGACTGAAATCGAGCCCGTTCGGGTTCCGCAGCCCCGCCGCGAACTGCGCCTGGCGGTTTTCGGCAAGGTCGTATTGCCAGATCATCGCCCGGCCGACCTCGGCCTCCATCCCCTTTTCGCCGATATTGCTGGCCGATCCGACCGCGACGAAGAGGTCTTCGCCATCGGGCGAAAGCTCCATGTTCCGCATCCAGTAATTGCCCGCGGCGGGCAGGTCCATCAGCTTGCGCGGGCTCCCCGTCACCGCGTCCGAACCGAGCTCGTAATCGAAGGCGAGCACCGCGTCGTGGTTGGCGACATAGAGCGTTCCGTCCTTCCAGCTGAGCCCGGAGGGGGAATCGAGATCGGCCTCGCGGATCACCATGCGGATTTCGGCCACGCCGTCGCCATCGGCATCGCGCAGCAGCACGATCCGGTTGGGCGAAGGCCCGGCGGATCCCGCCTTCTCGAACAGGACCGAGGCGATCCAGCGCTCGATCCTCGCCATGATCCCGCCTTCGCCGCCGCCTTCGCGGGCCGGCGCGCGGGTCAGCGTGACGAGGATGTCGCCGTTCGGCAGGGCATAGAGCACGCGCGGATGCTCCAGCCCCTCGGCAAAGCGGTTGACCTCCAGCCCCTGTGCGGCGGTGGGCTTTTCGCCCTCTTCCCAGCCGACCGGATCGGCGATCTGGATCGTGGGGAAGCTCTCCGCCTCGGGCTCCCCCAGCACGGGGTCGGTCCCGGCGACGTCCTCGAGCGGAAGGTCGGCGGTGTCCCCGCGGGTCAGGAACCATAGCGCGGCGGCGAGGACGAGGAGGATCACGAGGAGCGCGATCGCGATCTTGCGAAAAATGGCCATGGCTCCAGCGATTAGAGCGCGCTTCGCCTTGCCGCAACCGGGCTTGCCGCTATGGAGCCTTCGCCATGTACGATTTCCGCCCCGACGAAAGCCTCCCCCCGGCCGAACTGCACCGCCAGCTGCACGCCGCCGCCGATGCCCTCACCGCAGGCGAGCCCGATGCGGTGGCCAACATGGCGAATGTCGCCGCGCTCCTGTGGGAATTCCTGCCCGATCTCAACTGGGCCGGCTTCTACCGCGTGGCGCGGGCGAAGGGGGAGAGTGAAGGCGAGGAACTCGTGCTCGGCCCGTTCGTCGGCCGGCCGGCCTGCATCCGCATTCCCTTCGGCCAGGGCGTGTGCGGCGCGGCGGCGCGATCGGGCGAGACGCAGCGGGTCGAGGACGTGCACGCCTTTCCCGGCCACATCGCCTGCGACGCGGCGAGCCGGTCCGAACTGGTCGTCCCCGTGCTGCGCGATGGCCGGGTGATCGCGGTGATCGACCTCGACAGCCCCTCGCCCGCGCGCTTCACCCGGGACGATGCGGCGGGGATCGAGGCGCTCGCCGCCCTGCTCGCCGCGCGGATCTGAACGTCAGGCGAAGGGGCCGCGATCGCCCCGAAACGAGACAGCGCCCGCCTGCCGCCTTGGGCCGGGTCGCGGCGTGGTGGTAACTTCAGGCTAACCATTCGGGCGGCCGTTCCGGGGCGCGAGTCGCGCGCTTTCCTGCGGCCGGCCATCCTTTGCGGGGGAACCGACATGCCTGCCAATCGCACAATTCTTCGCTCCGCGCTCGGCGCGGCCGCCGGCCTCCCGCTGCTCGCCCTCGCCGCGGCGGCGAGCGCGCAGGACGCGCCGGCGGACGCCGGGCCGATGAGCGAGGAGGAAGTCCGCGAACTCCCGCGCGAATACCGCACCGGCCCGGTCCCGATGTCCGACGTGACCGAAACCAGCGTCGGCCCCGACGGGGTCGAAACGATCACCCGCACTCGCCGGATCGAAAGCGCCGCGCCCCCCGCCGGCGAAACCTATCAGGGCCATGCCAACCCCGCCCCTGCCTATCCCGGCTACCCCCCGCAGGCCCCGACGCCGGTCGTGTTCGAGCGCGAGCAGTGGCTCGAGGAATGCCGCCGCCGCACCGAAGGGCGGGACGAACGCGAGAAGGGCGGCATCATCGGCGCCCTGCTCGGCGCGATCACCGGCGGGATCATCGGCAACCGCGTGGCCGATGGCGAGCGGCTGGCGGGCACGCTGATCGGCGCGGGCACGGGCGGGCTTGCGGGCCTGCTGCTCGGCAACCTGATCGGCGGGGGCAAGAAGAACGACCGCTACGACTGCGAGGCCGCGCTCGACAGCTACATCTCGCAATACGGCTATCCCGCGAGCGGCCCGGCGCGCATCGCCTCGCGCACCATCCCCGCACCCTATCCGCCGGCTGGCTACGCTCCTTCGTACCAGCCGGCCTATGGCTACGGCTACCCGGCCTATTCCTACGCCCCGGCCTACGGCTACGCCCCGCCGCCGCAGATGGTGATGGTGCCGGTGCGCTACGAACAGCAGCAGCGGGTGATCGTGCGCGAGAACGTGCGCGAGGAAAGCGTGCCGGCCGCCCGGTCGATCCCCGAAAGCGCGCCGCGCCCGGTTCCGATCCCGCGCCCGGCCCCCTCGCCCAAGATGATCAAGGGCGACTGACGGGGCCTCATTCGGGCTTGCCCGTTCCCGCGCCGCGGGCCGCGATCTTCGCGGGTGGGGCCTGGTCGGCCGCGCGCAGCTTGACCGGGCCGAGCCGGATCACGTCCTCGCCCTGGCGGATCGTGAAGCCTTGCGCCCCGCGCGTTCCGGGGAGGGCCGCCGCGACGCCCAGAGTCGCCGCCGCCTCCTCGGCCACGCGCAGGCGGTATTGCCCGTAGGGCACGCGCTGGAACAGGAAGAAGCCGTCGAATTCGCTGACGGTCCCGGCCACGACATCGCCGCGCGCGTCCACCAGTTCGAGCGCGACGCCCGGCTGTTCGATCCCGTTCGTGCCGAGCAGCATCCCCTCGACCTCCC contains these protein-coding regions:
- a CDS encoding sorbosone dehydrogenase family protein produces the protein MAIFRKIAIALLVILLVLAAALWFLTRGDTADLPLEDVAGTDPVLGEPEAESFPTIQIADPVGWEEGEKPTAAQGLEVNRFAEGLEHPRVLYALPNGDILVTLTRAPAREGGGEGGIMARIERWIASVLFEKAGSAGPSPNRIVLLRDADGDGVAEIRMVIREADLDSPSGLSWKDGTLYVANHDAVLAFDYELGSDAVTGSPRKLMDLPAAGNYWMRNMELSPDGEDLFVAVGSASNIGEKGMEAEVGRAMIWQYDLAENRQAQFAAGLRNPNGLDFSPWTGELWTTVNERDMLGSDLVPDYLTNVPIGAQYGWPWLYYKNTIDRRVEAPMPQFLMEYTRYPEYALGPHVAALGLVFTQGGHRMGDAFARGAFVARHGSWNRKPPSGYDVVFVPFDERGNPVGKPQPVLGGFLQGDDKTNGRPTWVEWAGDGSLLVSDDTAGIIWRAVDPAAEPAAPIERLQSERLEPQGELRDPRAIREEEYLRQQADSE
- a CDS encoding GAF domain-containing protein, whose translation is MYDFRPDESLPPAELHRQLHAAADALTAGEPDAVANMANVAALLWEFLPDLNWAGFYRVARAKGESEGEELVLGPFVGRPACIRIPFGQGVCGAAARSGETQRVEDVHAFPGHIACDAASRSELVVPVLRDGRVIAVIDLDSPSPARFTRDDAAGIEALAALLAARI
- a CDS encoding glycine zipper 2TM domain-containing protein, which translates into the protein MPANRTILRSALGAAAGLPLLALAAAASAQDAPADAGPMSEEEVRELPREYRTGPVPMSDVTETSVGPDGVETITRTRRIESAAPPAGETYQGHANPAPAYPGYPPQAPTPVVFEREQWLEECRRRTEGRDEREKGGIIGALLGAITGGIIGNRVADGERLAGTLIGAGTGGLAGLLLGNLIGGGKKNDRYDCEAALDSYISQYGYPASGPARIASRTIPAPYPPAGYAPSYQPAYGYGYPAYSYAPAYGYAPPPQMVMVPVRYEQQQRVIVRENVREESVPAARSIPESAPRPVPIPRPAPSPKMIKGD